Proteins from a single region of Urocitellus parryii isolate mUroPar1 chromosome 4, mUroPar1.hap1, whole genome shotgun sequence:
- the Lingo2 gene encoding leucine-rich repeat and immunoglobulin-like domain-containing nogo receptor-interacting protein 2 — protein sequence MLHTAVSCWQPFLGLAVVLIFMGSTIGCPARCECSAQNKSVSCHRRRLIAIPEGIPIETKILDLSKNRLKSVNPEEFISYPLLEEIDLSDNVIANVEPGAFNNLFNLRSLRLKGNRLKLVPLGVFTGLSNLTKLDISENKIVILLDYMFQDLHNLKSLEVGDNDLVYISHRAFSGLLSLEQLTLEKCNLTAVPTEALSHLRSLISLHLKHLNINNMPVYAFKRLFHLKHLEIDYWPLLDMMPANSLYGLNLTSLSITNTNLSTVPFLAFKHLVYLTHLNLSYNPISTIEAGMFSDLIRLQELHIVGAQLRTIEPHSFQGLRFLRVLNVSQNLLETLEENVFSSPRALEVLSINNNPLACDCRLLWILQRQPTLQFGGQQPMCAGPDTIRERSFKDFHSTALSFYFTCKKPKIREKKLQHLLVDEGQTVQLECSADGDPQPVISWVTPRRRFITTKSNGRATVLGDGTLEIRFAQDQDSGLYVCIASNAAGNDTFTASLTVKGFASDRFLYANRTPMYMTDSNDTISNGTNANTFSLDLKTILVSTAMGCFTFLGVVLFCFLLLFVWSRGKGKHKNSIDLEYVPRKNNGAVVEGEVAGPRRFNMKMI from the coding sequence ATGCTTCACACGGCCGTATCATGCTGGCAGCCattcctgggtctggctgtggtgttAATCTTCATGGGATCCACCATTGGCTGCCCTGCTCGCTGTGAGTGCTCTGCCCAGAACAAATCTGTTAGCTGCCATAGAAGGCGGCTGATTGCCATCCCAGAGGGTATTCCCATCGAGACCAAAATCTTGGACCTGAGCAAAAACAGGTTGAAAAGCGTCAACCCCGAAGAATTCATATCATACCCCCTTCTAGAGGAGATAGACTTGAGCGACAACGTCATCGCCAATGTGGAACCCGGAGCATTCAACAATCTCTTTAACCTGCGTTCCCTCCGTCTGAAAGGCAATCGCCTGAAGTTGGTTCCTTTGGGAGTATTCACGGGACTGTCCAACCTCACTAAGCTGGACATCAGTGAGAATAAGATCGTCATTTTACTGGACTACATGTTTCAGGATCTGCATAACCTAAAGTCTCTAGAAGTAGGGGACAATGATTTGGTTTATATATCACACAGGGCCTTCAGCGGGCTTCTCAGCTTGGAGCAGCTCACCCTGGAGAAGTGCAACCTAACAGCAGTACCAACAGAAGCCCTTTCCCACCTCCGCAGCCTCATCAGCCTCCATCTGAAGCATCTGAATATCAACAATATGCCTGTGTATGCCTTCAAAAGATTATTCCACCTGAAACACCTAGAGATTGACTATTGGCCTTTACTGGATATGATGCCTGCCAATAGCCTCTATGGCCTCAACCTCACATCCCTTTCCATCACTAACACCAATCTGTCCACTGTACCCTTCCTTGCCTTTAAACATCTGGTATACCTGACACACCTTAACCTCTCCTACAATCCCATCAGCACTATTGAAGCAGGCATGTTCTCTGACCTGATCCGCCTCCAAGAGCTTCATATCGTAGGGGCCCAGCTCCGCACCATTGAACCCCACTCCTTCCAAGGGCTCCGCTTTCTTCGCGTGCTCAATGTATCTCAGAACCTGCTGGAAACTTTGGAAGAGAATGTCTTCTCCTCCCCTAGGGCTTTGGAGGTCTTGAGCATTAATAACAACCCACTGGCCTGTGACTGCCGTCTCCTTTGGATCCTGCAGCGACAGCCCACCTTACAGTTTGGTGGCCAGCAGCCCATGTGTGCTGGCCCAGACACTATCCGTGAGAGGTCATTCAAGGATTTCCACAGCACTgccctttctttttactttacctGCAAAAAACCCAAAATCCGTGAAAAGAAGTTGCAGCATCTGCTAGTGGATGAAGGGCAGACAGTCCAGTTAGAATGCAGTGCCGATGGAGACCCACAGCCTGTGATTTCCTGGGTGACACCCCGAAGGCGTTTTATCACTACCAAGTCCAATGGAAGAGCTACTGTGCTGGGCGATGGCACCCTAGAAATCCGCTTTGCCCAGGATCAGGACAGTGGGCTGTATGTTTGCATTGCTAGCAATGCCGCTGGGAATGACACCTTCACAGCCTCCTTGACTGTGAAAGGGTTTGCCTCAGACCGCTTTCTTTACGCAAACAGGACCCCTATGTACATGACTGACTCCAATGACACCATTTCCAATGGCACCAATGCCAATACTTTTTCCCTGGACCTTAAAACAATACTGGTATCCACAGCCATGGGCTGTTTCACATTCCTGGgagtggttttattttgttttctcctcctctttgtgTGGAGCCGAGGGAAAGGCAAGCACAAAAACAGCATTGACCTTGAGTATGTGCCCCGAAAAAACAATGGTGCTGTTGTGGAAGGGGAAGTGGCTGGACCCAGGAGGTTCAACATGAAAATGATTTGA